One Pseudonocardia abyssalis DNA segment encodes these proteins:
- a CDS encoding ABC transporter permease, whose amino-acid sequence MGRYVLRRLLQLVPVFIGTTFLIYALVWAIPGDPFAAKCGDRPCPPAYVAEMREKFHLDDNIFSQYFQYLGNLLTGDFGETFSGLQVSELIADAYPTTIRLALLALLIEAVIGLAAGVFTGLRGGGFLDNLVLVSTLFLIAVPVFVTGFVVQTFLGLRWGIISPTVSIDPTWGELIAPAFVLGSLSMAYVTRLMRTSIAENQRADYVRTAVAKGLTPRRVVGVHLLRNSAIPVITFLGTDLGALMGGAIVTEGIFNIRGIGGLVFRAIVTKEGITVTGVVVLLVIVYLLMNLLVDVLYAVLDPRIRLD is encoded by the coding sequence GTGGGCCGCTACGTGCTGCGTCGGCTGCTCCAGCTCGTCCCCGTGTTCATCGGGACGACGTTCCTGATCTACGCACTCGTCTGGGCCATCCCGGGCGACCCCTTCGCCGCCAAGTGCGGCGACCGTCCGTGCCCTCCGGCGTACGTCGCGGAGATGCGCGAGAAGTTCCACCTCGACGACAACATCTTCTCCCAGTACTTCCAGTACCTGGGCAACCTCCTCACCGGCGACTTCGGCGAGACGTTCTCCGGCCTGCAGGTCAGCGAGCTCATCGCCGACGCCTACCCGACGACCATCCGGCTGGCGCTGCTGGCGCTGCTCATCGAGGCCGTCATCGGCCTCGCCGCGGGAGTCTTCACCGGCCTGCGCGGCGGCGGCTTCCTGGACAACCTCGTGCTGGTGTCCACCCTGTTCCTCATCGCGGTCCCGGTGTTCGTCACCGGCTTCGTCGTCCAGACGTTCCTCGGCCTGCGCTGGGGGATCATCAGCCCGACGGTGTCGATCGACCCGACGTGGGGCGAGCTGATCGCCCCGGCGTTCGTGCTCGGCAGCCTGTCGATGGCGTACGTGACCCGGCTGATGCGCACGTCGATCGCGGAGAACCAGCGCGCCGACTACGTGCGCACCGCGGTCGCGAAGGGCCTCACCCCGCGCCGCGTCGTGGGCGTGCACCTGCTGCGCAACTCCGCGATCCCGGTGATCACGTTCCTGGGCACCGACCTGGGCGCGCTGATGGGTGGCGCGATCGTCACCGAGGGCATCTTCAACATCCGCGGCATCGGCGGGCTCGTCTTCCGTGCGATCGTCACCAAGGAGGGCATCACCGTGACCGGTGTGGTGGTCCTCCTCGTCATCGTCTACCTGCTGATGAACCTGCTGGTCGACGTGCTGTACGCCGTTCTCGACCCGAGGATCCGCCTTGACTGA
- a CDS encoding ABC transporter permease, whose translation MTDPQAIATASPTPLSQAGAPGEPTTTDRPRSLTSDAWHDLRRRPLFIVSAVLIVILLVIAAFPQLFTSVDPGVGELSRSRRGPSSDAIFGYDALGRDVFARAIYGARVSIVVGVLATVLTVLIGGVLGLVSGFAGGRVDSVISRFADVFFGLPFVLGAIVILSTFRDAVGNNPIGISAIVIGTMAALGWPVVMRIMRSAAIAARNQDYVRAARGLGAGPLRIIVKHMLPNCVAPVLVYATISLGAFIGAEATLSYLGIGLRDPVVSWGVMISEAQTSLRVAPTLLVFPGAFLIVTVLAFVMLGDAVRSAFDPKGR comes from the coding sequence TTGACTGACCCGCAGGCCATCGCCACCGCGAGCCCCACCCCGCTCAGCCAGGCCGGCGCCCCCGGCGAGCCCACCACCACCGACAGGCCCCGCAGCCTCACCTCCGACGCATGGCACGACCTGCGCCGCCGCCCGCTGTTCATCGTGTCCGCGGTGCTGATCGTGATCCTGCTGGTCATCGCGGCGTTCCCGCAGCTGTTCACCTCCGTCGACCCCGGTGTCGGCGAGCTGTCGCGCTCGCGCCGGGGTCCGTCGTCGGACGCGATCTTCGGCTACGACGCCCTGGGCCGCGACGTGTTCGCCCGGGCGATCTACGGCGCCCGCGTCTCGATCGTCGTCGGCGTGCTCGCCACCGTGCTGACCGTCCTCATCGGCGGCGTGCTCGGGCTGGTGTCCGGGTTCGCGGGCGGCCGGGTCGACTCGGTCATCTCCCGCTTCGCCGACGTGTTCTTCGGCCTGCCGTTCGTGCTCGGCGCCATCGTCATCCTCTCGACGTTCCGCGACGCCGTCGGCAACAACCCGATCGGGATCTCCGCGATCGTCATCGGCACCATGGCCGCACTCGGCTGGCCCGTGGTCATGCGGATCATGCGGTCGGCGGCGATCGCCGCGCGCAACCAGGACTACGTCCGCGCCGCGCGCGGGCTGGGGGCCGGGCCGCTGCGGATCATCGTCAAGCACATGCTGCCCAACTGCGTGGCCCCGGTGCTGGTCTACGCCACGATCTCGCTCGGCGCGTTCATCGGGGCCGAGGCCACCCTGTCCTACCTGGGCATCGGGCTGCGCGACCCCGTGGTCTCCTGGGGCGTGATGATCAGCGAGGCGCAGACCTCGCTGCGCGTCGCCCCCACCCTGCTCGTCTTCCCCGGCGCGTTCCTGATCGTCACCGTGCTCGCGTTCGTGATGCTCGGCGACGCCGTCCGCAGCGCGTTCGACCCGAAGGGCCGCTGA
- a CDS encoding ABC transporter ATP-binding protein — MDLNKNGDTTGPLLEVDGLHVEFHTRDGVAKVLNGVSYSVAAGETLAVLGESGSGKSVTANTVMGILPMPPGRITAGSIRYRGEELLTAEDERRRELRGENIAMIFQDALSALNPVYTVGFQIGEQLRTRRGMSRKDAEKRAVELLDQVGIPGATQRVRNYPHEFSGGMRQRAMIAMSLALDPDVLIADEPTTALDVTVQAQIMDLLKDIQTERHMGLILITHDLGVVAEVADRIAVMYAGRIVENADVHALYANPCHPYTRALLESIPRLDSKGTELRAIKGLPPNLTNIPSGCPFHPRCPMAVDRCREVVPSLEPLPGGRSSACLFAEELVSA; from the coding sequence GTGGACCTGAACAAGAACGGCGACACCACGGGCCCCCTGCTGGAGGTCGACGGCCTGCACGTCGAGTTCCACACCCGCGACGGCGTGGCCAAGGTGCTCAACGGCGTCAGCTACTCGGTGGCGGCCGGCGAGACCCTGGCCGTGCTCGGCGAGTCCGGCTCCGGCAAGTCCGTCACCGCCAACACCGTCATGGGCATCCTGCCGATGCCGCCGGGGCGGATCACCGCGGGCTCGATCCGCTACCGCGGCGAGGAGCTGCTCACCGCGGAGGACGAGCGCCGCCGCGAGCTGCGCGGCGAGAACATCGCGATGATCTTCCAGGACGCGCTCTCCGCCCTGAACCCCGTCTACACCGTCGGGTTCCAGATCGGCGAGCAGCTGCGCACCCGGCGCGGGATGAGCAGGAAGGACGCCGAGAAGCGGGCCGTCGAGCTCCTCGACCAGGTCGGCATCCCCGGCGCGACGCAGCGGGTGCGCAACTACCCGCACGAGTTCTCCGGCGGCATGCGGCAGCGCGCGATGATCGCGATGTCGCTGGCCCTGGACCCCGACGTCCTCATCGCCGACGAGCCCACCACCGCCCTCGACGTCACCGTGCAGGCCCAGATCATGGACCTGCTCAAGGACATCCAGACCGAGCGCCACATGGGCCTGATCCTCATCACCCACGACCTCGGTGTGGTCGCGGAGGTCGCCGACCGGATCGCCGTGATGTACGCGGGGCGGATCGTCGAGAACGCCGACGTCCACGCGCTCTACGCCAACCCGTGCCACCCGTACACGCGGGCGCTGCTGGAGTCGATCCCGCGCCTGGACAGCAAGGGCACCGAGCTGCGGGCCATCAAGGGCCTGCCGCCGAACCTGACGAACATCCCGTCCGGCTGCCCGTTCCACCCCCGCTGCCCCATGGCCGTCGACCGCTGCCGCGAGGTCGTGCCGTCGTTGGAGCCACTGCCCGGCGGCCGTTCGTCGGCCTGCCTGTTCGCCGAGGAGCTGGTGAGCGCGTGA
- a CDS encoding ABC transporter ATP-binding protein — MTSLQKNEPILEVENLVKHFPVRVGIAIKRTVGHVRAVDGVSFTLNKGETLGVVGESGCGKSTLAQVLMRLEPPTGGSVRFHGEDIFGKRGKELKALRRQIQIVLQDPYTSLNPRMTVGDIIGEPFEIHPEVAPKGERRKKVQDLLDVVGLNPDFINRYPHQFSGGQRQRIGIARALALRPEVIICDEPVSALDVSIQAQVMNLLGDLQRDFGLSYVFIAHDLSVVRHLSDRVAVMYLGKIVEIGTEDEIYTRPSHPYTQALLSAVPVPDPSVRVGRKRIRLTGDVPSPVNPPSGCRFRTRCWKATDLCAEEEPALELRTGGHASACHHAEEQYLLPT; from the coding sequence GTGACATCGCTGCAGAAGAACGAACCGATCCTCGAGGTCGAGAACCTCGTCAAGCACTTCCCGGTGCGGGTCGGCATCGCGATCAAGCGCACCGTCGGGCACGTGCGGGCCGTCGACGGGGTGTCGTTCACGCTCAACAAGGGCGAGACGCTCGGCGTCGTCGGCGAGTCCGGCTGCGGCAAGTCGACGCTCGCGCAGGTGCTGATGCGCCTGGAGCCGCCCACCGGCGGGTCCGTGCGGTTCCACGGCGAGGACATCTTCGGCAAGCGCGGCAAGGAGCTGAAGGCGCTGCGCCGGCAGATCCAGATCGTGCTGCAGGACCCGTACACCTCGCTCAACCCGCGCATGACGGTCGGCGACATCATCGGGGAGCCCTTCGAGATCCACCCCGAGGTCGCGCCGAAGGGTGAGCGCCGCAAGAAGGTGCAGGACCTGCTCGACGTCGTCGGCCTGAACCCCGACTTCATCAACCGGTACCCGCACCAGTTCTCCGGCGGCCAGCGCCAGCGCATCGGCATCGCCCGCGCACTCGCGCTGCGGCCCGAGGTGATCATCTGCGACGAGCCGGTGTCGGCGCTCGACGTCTCCATCCAGGCGCAGGTGATGAACCTGCTCGGCGACCTGCAGCGCGACTTCGGACTGTCCTACGTCTTCATCGCCCACGACCTGTCGGTGGTGCGGCACCTGTCGGACCGCGTCGCCGTGATGTACCTGGGCAAGATCGTGGAGATCGGCACCGAGGACGAGATCTACACGCGCCCGTCGCACCCGTACACCCAGGCGCTGCTCTCGGCCGTGCCGGTGCCGGACCCGTCGGTCCGGGTCGGGCGCAAGCGGATCCGCCTCACCGGCGACGTCCCCAGCCCGGTCAACCCCCCGTCGGGGTGCCGGTTCCGGACACGGTGCTGGAAGGCGACGGACCTGTGCGCGGAGGAGGAGCCGGCCCTGGAGCTGCGCACCGGCGGCCACGCCAGCGCGTGCCACCACGCCGAGGAGCAGTACCTCCTGCCCACCTGA
- a CDS encoding GNAT family N-acetyltransferase produces the protein MTPPVAPLAPDVELLRVQRDAYLVEAALLGTDAIPALHDTLDSLATAGLAWYGCRDETGLLGAVATTAADGVVDIDRLVVAPRAFRRGVGTALVAHVLDLAPGAVTVSTGRANYPARILYERAGFRVTDEAEVEPDLWVTRYRRP, from the coding sequence ATGACGCCTCCCGTCGCACCCCTGGCGCCCGACGTCGAACTGCTGCGGGTGCAACGGGACGCGTACCTCGTCGAGGCCGCACTGCTCGGCACCGACGCCATCCCGGCCCTGCACGACACCCTGGACTCGCTCGCCACCGCGGGGCTCGCCTGGTACGGCTGCCGCGACGAGACCGGGTTGCTCGGGGCCGTCGCCACCACGGCCGCGGACGGGGTCGTCGACATCGACCGGCTCGTCGTCGCCCCACGCGCGTTCCGGCGGGGCGTCGGCACGGCGCTGGTCGCCCACGTCCTCGACCTCGCCCCCGGCGCGGTCACGGTGTCGACCGGTCGGGCGAACTACCCCGCCCGCATCCTCTACGAGCGGGCGGGGTTCCGGGTGACCGACGAGGCGGAGGTCGAGCCGGACCTGTGGGTGACGCGCTACCGGCGCCCCTGA
- a CDS encoding ABC transporter family substrate-binding protein, which produces MRAVVLALLTVLLAACTQVPLAEPPPVAPEPTAQPEPSELVVGVEDLGAGFNPHLLAHSSSLTTAVAALVLPSVFRPGPDGVPQLDRTIATSAEVVSTEPFTVSYELNLEASWSTNTPIAAEDFVYLWEQMRADAGVADAAGYRLITDVRSRAGGKAVDVVFDEPYPAWQGLFSDLLPAHLLKDAPGSWIGATTGGLPASGGPFRIATVDAGRGEVVLARNDTYWDTPAVLDTLVLRRLDDAAMATGLAAGDVDVALSEADPAIRTALGGLSPVPRTQLAPLPTVTQLGLRSVDGPLRDARARQGLAALLDREAIRLSVAPEALPADAFGLAPSEPGYAASAPDGAPARPDPIAAEQLLRSAGWARDASGNWTVDGQPVALVIGSAAERPEDGRVARLVAAQLTVAGIDTTAVESPAAELFVQGSAPATEITATTAPATTSSAAPATSSAAPTTAPPPGGGVAVDVIVGPRTVGGAPGTELASDYGCALPTAVVPDPPSTPTGFCFPALQLLLESLAAGSGEDDPARFATAERVLWMQLPALPLFQPVGLVVSSAAADAATGIAPGPLTEGPLAGAARWNEPAR; this is translated from the coding sequence ATGCGCGCCGTGGTCCTGGCTCTGCTGACGGTCCTGCTGGCCGCCTGCACCCAGGTGCCGCTGGCCGAGCCGCCCCCGGTGGCGCCCGAGCCCACCGCGCAGCCCGAGCCGAGCGAGCTGGTGGTCGGCGTCGAGGATCTGGGTGCGGGCTTCAACCCGCACCTGCTGGCCCACTCCTCGTCGCTCACCACGGCCGTGGCCGCGCTCGTGCTGCCGTCGGTCTTCCGCCCGGGCCCCGACGGAGTCCCGCAGCTCGACCGCACCATCGCCACCAGTGCCGAGGTCGTGTCCACCGAGCCGTTCACGGTGAGCTACGAGCTCAACCTCGAGGCGTCCTGGTCGACGAACACGCCGATCGCGGCGGAGGACTTCGTCTACCTGTGGGAGCAGATGCGCGCCGACGCGGGCGTCGCCGACGCCGCGGGTTACCGCCTCATCACCGACGTGCGGTCGCGCGCGGGCGGCAAGGCCGTCGACGTGGTGTTCGACGAGCCGTACCCGGCCTGGCAGGGCCTGTTCTCCGACCTGCTGCCCGCCCACCTGCTCAAGGACGCCCCCGGCTCCTGGATCGGGGCGACGACGGGCGGCCTGCCGGCGTCGGGCGGCCCGTTCCGGATCGCGACGGTCGACGCGGGCCGCGGCGAGGTCGTGCTCGCCCGCAACGACACCTACTGGGACACCCCCGCCGTCCTCGACACCCTGGTCCTGCGGCGCCTGGACGACGCCGCGATGGCCACCGGGCTGGCCGCCGGTGACGTCGACGTCGCGCTCTCCGAGGCCGACCCCGCGATCCGCACCGCGCTGGGCGGCCTGAGCCCGGTCCCGCGCACGCAGCTCGCCCCGCTGCCGACGGTCACCCAGCTCGGCCTGCGCTCCGTCGACGGGCCGCTGCGCGACGCGCGCGCCCGCCAGGGCCTCGCCGCGCTGCTCGACCGCGAGGCGATCCGGCTCTCCGTCGCGCCCGAGGCCCTCCCGGCCGACGCGTTCGGCCTCGCCCCCTCCGAGCCCGGGTACGCGGCGAGCGCCCCCGACGGCGCCCCCGCCCGGCCCGACCCGATCGCGGCCGAGCAGCTGCTCCGGTCCGCGGGCTGGGCCCGGGACGCGTCCGGGAACTGGACGGTCGACGGGCAACCGGTCGCGCTGGTGATCGGCTCGGCGGCCGAGCGGCCGGAGGACGGTCGCGTGGCGCGGCTCGTCGCGGCGCAGCTCACCGTGGCCGGGATCGACACCACCGCAGTCGAGTCGCCCGCTGCGGAGCTGTTCGTGCAGGGCAGTGCGCCCGCCACCGAGATCACCGCGACGACCGCGCCGGCCACGACGTCGTCGGCGGCCCCCGCCACTTCGTCGGCCGCCCCGACGACGGCACCGCCACCCGGCGGGGGAGTGGCGGTCGACGTGATCGTCGGCCCGCGCACCGTCGGCGGCGCACCGGGTACGGAGCTCGCCTCCGACTACGGCTGCGCGCTGCCCACCGCGGTCGTCCCCGATCCGCCGTCGACGCCCACCGGCTTCTGCTTCCCGGCCCTGCAGCTGCTCCTGGAGTCGCTCGCGGCGGGCAGCGGGGAGGACGACCCGGCCCGGTTCGCCACCGCGGAGCGGGTGCTGTGGATGCAGCTGCCCGCTCTCCCGCTGTTCCAGCCGGTGGGCCTGGTGGTCAGCAGCGCGGCCGCCGACGCCGCGACGGGCATCGCGCCGGGCCCGCTCACCGAGGGCCCGCTCGCCGGGGCCGCCCGGTGGAACGAACCGGCTCGCTGA
- the typA gene encoding translational GTPase TypA has translation MSTTTSDAPARPGAIRGDGALRNVAIVAHVDHGKTTLVDAMLRASGAFGERAAVVDRIMDSGDLEREKGITILAKHTAINWHGMTLNVVDTPGHADFGGEVERGLSMVDGVVLLVDASEGPLPQTRFVLRKTLIAGLPVVLVVNKTDRPDARCEEVVDESLELLLELADELELDETMTSRLLDLPVVYASGRAGRASRNRPADGDLPDEPGLESLFDVISETVPPPADDADAPLQAHVTNLDASSFLGRIALCRVRAGVIRRGQQVAWMQDGGKVNRVKITELLRTEALTRVPTDAAYAGDLVAVAGIPDVTIGDTLADPETPVALPRIHVDEPAISVTIGINTSPLVGRDPHPGTKLTARQVKGRLDSELIGNVSLRVLPTERPDAWEVQGRGELALAILVETMRREGFEMTVGKPEVVTQTIDGKLHEPFEQLSADVPTEHLGAVTQLLAGRKGEMSQMVHGDSRVRLDYRVPSRGLIGFRTEFLTITRGAGIVSHVFDGYGPWVGEINNRLRGSLIADRTGPVTGYAVEQLADRGVLFIGPGTQVYSGMVIGEYTRAEDLEVNIVREKKLTNMRKSTSDELVKLTPPTVLNLEQSLEFCANDECVEVTPESVRIRKVELDSHLRGRQRSKAKAAAG, from the coding sequence GTGAGCACCACAACCTCCGATGCCCCCGCACGCCCCGGCGCGATCCGCGGGGACGGCGCGCTGCGCAACGTCGCCATCGTCGCGCACGTCGACCACGGGAAGACCACCCTCGTCGACGCCATGCTCCGCGCCTCGGGCGCGTTCGGTGAGCGTGCGGCCGTCGTCGACCGGATCATGGACTCGGGCGACCTCGAGCGCGAGAAGGGCATCACGATCCTCGCGAAGCACACGGCGATCAACTGGCACGGGATGACGCTCAACGTCGTCGACACCCCCGGCCACGCCGACTTCGGTGGTGAGGTCGAGCGCGGCCTGTCGATGGTCGACGGCGTCGTGCTGCTCGTCGACGCCTCCGAGGGCCCGCTGCCGCAGACCCGCTTCGTCCTCCGCAAGACCCTGATCGCCGGGCTGCCCGTGGTGCTGGTCGTCAACAAGACCGACCGCCCCGACGCCCGCTGCGAGGAGGTCGTCGACGAGAGCCTCGAGCTGCTCCTGGAGCTGGCCGACGAGCTCGAGCTCGACGAGACCATGACCTCGCGCCTGCTCGACCTCCCCGTCGTCTACGCGAGCGGGCGCGCCGGCCGGGCCAGTCGCAACCGCCCCGCCGACGGCGACCTCCCGGACGAGCCGGGGCTGGAGAGCCTGTTCGACGTCATCTCCGAGACGGTCCCGCCGCCCGCCGACGACGCCGACGCGCCGCTGCAGGCCCACGTCACCAACCTCGACGCCTCGTCGTTCCTCGGCCGGATCGCGCTGTGCCGGGTCCGCGCGGGCGTCATCCGCCGCGGCCAGCAGGTCGCGTGGATGCAGGACGGCGGCAAGGTCAACCGCGTCAAGATCACCGAGCTGCTGCGCACCGAGGCGCTGACCCGCGTGCCCACCGACGCCGCGTACGCCGGTGACCTCGTCGCCGTCGCGGGCATCCCGGACGTCACGATCGGCGACACCCTCGCCGACCCCGAGACCCCGGTCGCGCTGCCGCGCATCCACGTGGACGAGCCCGCGATCTCGGTGACGATCGGCATCAACACCAGCCCGCTCGTCGGCCGCGACCCGCACCCGGGCACCAAGCTCACCGCCCGCCAGGTGAAGGGCCGGCTCGATTCCGAGCTGATCGGCAACGTGTCCCTGCGCGTGCTCCCCACCGAGCGCCCCGACGCCTGGGAGGTGCAGGGCCGAGGTGAGCTGGCCCTGGCGATCCTGGTCGAGACGATGCGCCGCGAGGGCTTCGAGATGACCGTCGGCAAGCCCGAGGTCGTCACCCAGACCATCGACGGCAAGCTGCACGAGCCGTTCGAGCAGCTCTCCGCCGACGTCCCCACCGAGCACCTCGGCGCCGTCACCCAGCTCCTCGCGGGCCGCAAGGGTGAGATGAGCCAGATGGTGCACGGTGACTCGCGCGTCCGCCTCGACTACCGCGTCCCGTCGCGGGGCCTGATCGGCTTCCGCACCGAGTTCCTGACGATCACGCGCGGAGCGGGCATCGTCAGCCACGTCTTCGACGGCTACGGCCCGTGGGTCGGCGAGATCAACAACCGCCTCCGCGGCTCGCTGATCGCCGACCGCACCGGCCCCGTCACCGGCTACGCGGTGGAGCAGCTCGCCGACCGTGGCGTGCTGTTCATCGGCCCGGGCACGCAGGTGTACTCGGGAATGGTCATCGGCGAGTACACGCGCGCCGAGGACCTCGAGGTCAACATCGTCCGCGAGAAGAAGCTGACGAACATGCGGAAGTCCACGAGCGACGAGCTGGTCAAGCTCACCCCGCCGACGGTGCTGAACCTGGAGCAGAGCCTGGAGTTCTGCGCCAACGACGAGTGCGTCGAGGTGACGCCCGAGTCGGTGCGGATCCGCAAGGTCGAGCTCGACTCGCACCTGCGCGGGCGTCAGCGCTCGAAGGCGAAGGCGGCGGCCGGCTGA
- a CDS encoding type IV toxin-antitoxin system AbiEi family antitoxin domain-containing protein has product MSIDSLLARQAGVISREQAHRAGLSRDAIDHLVRRRRWRPLHPHVYLAAGHRLDDEVAVRGAVLWAGDGAVLSGCAAAWWHGMADRAPTAVRVTVPRHRNPRGRPAVDVRRRALDPVDVTEVRGIAVTARPLTVVEASVDLGGRFLDRALQRTVRFPTVYAAHCRNLGAQGSARAGQLLIAAADRSASEAERLLVRMLRASGARGWHCGLPASGFLIDIAFPEAMVAVEIDGWAWHMDAVRAQADKRRQNVLVRAGWTVLRYTWHDLVERPGAVLAEIGSEVRRARRAR; this is encoded by the coding sequence ATGTCCATCGACTCGTTGCTGGCCCGCCAGGCGGGCGTCATCTCCCGTGAGCAGGCCCACCGCGCGGGCCTCTCGCGCGACGCGATCGACCACCTCGTCCGCCGCAGGCGCTGGCGGCCGCTGCACCCGCACGTCTACCTGGCGGCCGGGCACCGGTTAGACGACGAGGTCGCCGTCCGCGGGGCCGTCCTGTGGGCCGGTGACGGCGCGGTGCTCTCCGGGTGCGCCGCCGCGTGGTGGCACGGCATGGCCGACCGCGCACCGACCGCGGTCCGGGTGACGGTGCCGCGGCACCGCAACCCGCGCGGCCGCCCCGCCGTCGACGTGCGGCGGCGTGCGCTGGACCCGGTGGACGTCACCGAGGTCCGCGGGATCGCGGTCACCGCCCGGCCGCTCACGGTCGTGGAAGCCTCGGTCGACCTCGGCGGCCGGTTCCTCGACCGGGCGCTGCAGCGCACCGTCCGCTTCCCCACGGTGTACGCGGCGCACTGCCGCAACCTCGGTGCCCAGGGATCGGCGCGGGCCGGGCAGCTGCTGATCGCGGCCGCCGATCGCTCGGCGTCGGAGGCGGAGCGGCTGCTGGTGAGGATGCTGCGCGCATCGGGTGCTCGGGGCTGGCACTGCGGGTTGCCCGCCTCGGGGTTCCTGATCGACATCGCGTTCCCGGAGGCGATGGTCGCCGTCGAGATCGACGGATGGGCGTGGCACATGGACGCGGTGCGGGCACAGGCGGACAAGCGCCGGCAGAACGTCCTGGTCCGGGCCGGCTGGACGGTCCTGCGCTACACCTGGCACGACCTCGTGGAGCGGCCGGGGGCGGTGCTCGCGGAGATCGGGTCGGAGGTCCGCCGGGCCCGCCGCGCCCGATGA
- a CDS encoding (deoxy)nucleoside triphosphate pyrophosphohydrolase, translated as MPVLRSTTLITAPPRTVAGVLRDVDVLAAALGRYGHRLGAPARWLGPEDEVRIRLRPGVSLRVRVEAVSPAGVRVTWRGGAHAVTLAPVDGGTRMVGEVRWSGPVPHGQVRRLLSARAAAVTSAAEALVAARAVVATALVRDRSVLAAQRTRPPALAGLWELPGGRVEEGESDADAVVRECREELGTEVVVDGRLATDLRIDAGVLRVHTAHLADGGPEPRALEHSGLRWVTAAEVPGVDWVPADRAVVADLVDLLRP; from the coding sequence GTGCCGGTGCTGCGTTCGACGACCCTGATCACCGCCCCGCCCCGGACCGTCGCCGGGGTCCTTCGCGACGTCGACGTGCTCGCCGCGGCGCTGGGCCGGTACGGGCACCGGCTCGGTGCGCCGGCGCGGTGGCTGGGACCGGAGGACGAGGTGCGGATCCGGCTGCGCCCCGGGGTGTCGCTGCGGGTGCGGGTCGAGGCGGTGTCACCGGCCGGGGTGCGCGTCACCTGGCGGGGCGGGGCGCACGCCGTCACCCTCGCCCCGGTCGACGGCGGGACGCGGATGGTCGGCGAGGTGCGCTGGAGCGGCCCGGTCCCGCACGGTCAGGTCCGGCGGCTGCTGTCCGCCCGCGCGGCCGCGGTCACCTCCGCCGCTGAGGCCCTCGTCGCGGCGCGGGCCGTCGTCGCCACCGCGCTGGTCCGCGACCGCTCGGTGCTGGCCGCGCAGCGCACCCGGCCGCCTGCGCTCGCCGGGCTGTGGGAGCTGCCGGGCGGGCGGGTCGAGGAGGGGGAGTCCGATGCCGACGCCGTGGTGCGCGAGTGCCGGGAGGAGCTCGGGACGGAGGTCGTCGTCGACGGGCGGCTGGCCACCGACCTCCGCATCGACGCAGGCGTGCTGCGCGTCCACACCGCCCACCTCGCCGACGGGGGGCCCGAGCCGCGGGCCCTGGAGCACTCCGGGCTGCGGTGGGTCACGGCGGCGGAGGTGCCGGGCGTCGACTGGGTGCCGGCCGACCGCGCCGTGGTCGCCGACCTGGTGGACCTGCTCCGACCATGA